In the genome of Cryptococcus deuterogattii R265 chromosome 6, complete sequence, one region contains:
- a CDS encoding cytosolic Fe-S cluster assembly factor NBP35, producing the protein MIATQRPFPIPSPVPLAPSSTVLPTTVPENAPQHCPGVESSQAGKADACEGCPNQSVCAEGPKGPDPDLPLIRERMSSVRRKILVLSGKGGVGKSTFTAGLSWALAADEECQAGIMDIDICGPSIPLLMGLQSSTIHTSASGWSPAYALDNLAVMSIGFLLPSSSDAVIWRGPKKNGLIKQFLKDVEWGDLDYMVVDTPPGTSDEHLSIVQYLKEAGIDGAVLVTTPQEVALQDVRKEIDFCKKVGIPVLGIVENMSGFVCPNCKNESQIFAPTTGGAEAMGKELGIELLGKVPLDPRIGMTCDQGMSFLDEYPESPATMAYLDIVQRIREILDDE; encoded by the exons CAGAAAATGCTCCTCAACATTGCCCG GGAGTTGAATCTTCACAGGCTGGCAAGGCGGATGCTTGCGAAGGCTGTCCAAATCAATCTGTCTGTGCAGAGGGCCCCAAAGGGCCTGATCCTGATTTGCCACTTATCCGAGAGCGAATGAGCTCTGTAAGACGGAAAATATTGGTGCTTTCAGGGAAAGGTGGCGTGGGGAAAAGCACATTTACTGCAGGTTTGTCTTGGGCTCTCGCAGCAGATGAGGAGTGCCAA GCAGGAATAATGGACATTGACATCTGCGGACCATCGATCCCTTTGCTCATGGGATTGCAATCTTCAACCATCCATACCTCGGCTTCTGGATGGTCTCCCGCGTATGCACTTGACAACTTAGCTGTCATGTCGATCgggtttcttcttccttcctcgtctgaTGCCGTCATCTGGCGTGGGCCAAAAAAGAATGGGCTTATCAAGCAATTCCTGAAGGACGTTGAGTGGGGTGATTTGGACTATATGGTTGTTGACACACCCCCTGGGACAAGCGACGAGCATCTGTCAATTGTACAGTACCTGAAGGAGGCAGGTATTGATGGTGCTGTACTTGTAACAACGCCGCAAGAGGTGGCACTGCAAGATGTGAGAAAGGAAATTGATTTCTGCAAGAAAGTCGGGATCCCCGTTCTGGGGATCGTGGAGAATATGTCTGGTTTTGTCTGCCCTAATTGCAAGAATGAAAGCCAAATATTTGCCCCCACGACGGGTGGGGCCGAGGCAATGGGCAAAGAGCTGGGAATAGAATTACTGGGGAAAGTGCCGCTGGACCCTAGAATTGGGATGACCTGTGATCAGGGAATGAGTTTTTTGGATGAATATCCGGAGAGCCCGGCCACTATGGCTTATTTAGATATTGTGCAAAGGATAAGAGAGATTCTTGACGATGAGTAA